A genomic stretch from Marinobacter fonticola includes:
- the rdgB gene encoding RdgB/HAM1 family non-canonical purine NTP pyrophosphatase produces the protein MNEQRLVLASNNAGKIRELSELLAPLNLTVESQASLGVPEAEEPAVTFVENALIKARNAASHTGLPALADDSGLAVDALRGAPGVRSARYAGENASDRDNIEHLLDALKDISDDRRGAQFHCVLVYLRHAQDPTPIICHGVWHGSILREPVGTGGFGYDPVFWVPDTGCAAAELERTVKGRMSHRGKALEGLLASLKLRGGA, from the coding sequence ATGAACGAACAACGTTTGGTACTGGCGAGCAACAACGCCGGGAAGATCCGCGAACTGAGTGAGCTGCTTGCCCCGCTGAACCTAACGGTAGAATCCCAAGCCTCGCTCGGCGTTCCCGAAGCCGAAGAGCCTGCAGTAACCTTCGTGGAAAACGCGCTGATCAAGGCGCGCAACGCCGCCAGCCATACCGGCCTACCGGCGCTGGCGGATGACTCGGGCCTGGCCGTCGACGCCTTGCGCGGCGCCCCCGGGGTTCGCTCGGCGCGCTACGCCGGCGAGAACGCAAGTGATCGGGACAATATTGAGCACCTGCTCGACGCCCTCAAGGATATATCGGACGACCGTCGTGGCGCTCAGTTCCACTGCGTGTTGGTCTACCTACGCCATGCTCAGGATCCGACGCCGATCATCTGCCATGGCGTATGGCACGGCAGCATCCTGCGCGAGCCGGTCGGCACGGGCGGCTTCGGCTACGACCCGGTATTCTGGGTACCGGACACCGGCTGCGCGGCGGCAGAACTCGAACGTACAGTGAAAGGACGCATGAGCCACCGCGGCAAGGCCTTGGAGGGTCTACTGGCCAGCCTTAAGCTACGCGGAGGCGCATGA
- the metW gene encoding methionine biosynthesis protein MetW: MRADLEIIEKWISPQSHVLDLGCGDGTLLAYLQDEKQATGFGLEINPDHITSCMGRGVSVIEQNLDLQGLGNFEDQSFDVVLMTQALQAVRRPDIVLDEMLRLGRECIVTFPNFAYWRLRWYLMRRGRMPESETLPYKWYNTPNIHLCTFKDFEGLCYRKNIHIMNRTVVDSEHRYRWFSRLWPNMLGQIAIYRITR, encoded by the coding sequence ATGAGGGCCGACCTGGAAATCATTGAAAAGTGGATTAGCCCCCAGAGCCATGTGCTGGACCTGGGTTGCGGCGATGGCACGCTGCTGGCCTACCTGCAGGATGAAAAGCAGGCCACCGGTTTTGGCCTCGAGATCAATCCGGACCACATCACCTCTTGCATGGGCCGCGGCGTCAGCGTTATCGAGCAGAACCTGGACCTGCAGGGACTAGGCAATTTCGAAGACCAGAGCTTCGATGTCGTCCTCATGACCCAAGCCCTGCAGGCGGTACGCCGGCCGGATATCGTGCTCGATGAGATGCTGCGCCTCGGCCGGGAATGCATCGTCACTTTTCCAAACTTCGCCTACTGGCGGCTGCGCTGGTACCTGATGCGGCGCGGTCGCATGCCGGAATCCGAAACCCTGCCGTACAAGTGGTACAACACGCCGAATATCCACCTGTGCACGTTCAAGGATTTCGAGGGACTCTGTTATCGTAAGAACATCCACATCATGAACCGCACCGTCGTCGACAGTGAACATCGCTACCGCTGGTTCAGCCGGTTATGGCCCAACATGCTCGGGCAAATCGCGATCTACCGGATTACGCGCTAG
- a CDS encoding DUF4426 domain-containing protein: MRSKTLIHRLFVLLAACALLAGAQAHAGQYKKFGDYQVHYSIFPSSFLTPEVAAQYGIVRSKSIGIVNVSILEKTEQGGLQPVSGQVEGQVMNDIRQSRFLGFRRISEGKATYYIAEFQFSDGELLTFQLEANVPGTRDPMPIRVAQTLVND; this comes from the coding sequence ATGCGTTCCAAGACCCTTATTCACCGATTGTTCGTGCTCCTGGCCGCCTGCGCGCTGCTGGCCGGTGCTCAAGCTCACGCGGGCCAATACAAGAAGTTCGGCGACTATCAGGTGCACTACAGCATCTTCCCCAGCAGCTTCCTGACGCCGGAAGTCGCGGCCCAATACGGCATCGTACGCAGTAAATCCATTGGCATCGTTAACGTGAGCATCCTGGAGAAGACTGAGCAAGGCGGCCTCCAACCCGTATCCGGACAGGTCGAAGGTCAAGTGATGAACGATATCCGCCAGAGTCGCTTCCTTGGGTTTCGCCGTATCAGCGAAGGCAAGGCGACCTACTACATCGCCGAGTTCCAGTTTAGCGACGGCGAATTGCTGACCTTCCAGCTCGAAGCCAACGTGCCTGGCACCCGCGATCCCATGCCGATCCGCGTCGCCCAAACTCTGGTCAATGACTGA
- the hemW gene encoding radical SAM family heme chaperone HemW, producing the protein MSTHPGSLKLPPLSLYIHVPWCVRKCPYCDFNSHALKTDIPEDAYLNALEEDLKPDLAGVQGRSIETVFIGGGTPSLMSADFYHRLFDRLGRHLSFAPDAEITLEANPGTVEQARFEGFRSAGINRLSLGIQSFDPQQLENLGRIHDDRDAHRAIAAAREAGFDNFNLDLMHGLPGQTVEQALADLDAALQYAPPHLSWYQLTLEPNTEFYSRPPDLPEDDQLWDIHQAGHAHLRQHGFTAYEISAWCQPGQASRHNLNYWRFGDYLALGAGAHGKVTFADTSEIRRFWKTRQPEAYLQRLGSRTAGQQVLARDDLPLEFMMNVLRLDEGVEEAAFQAYTGLPLQEIAAILKALRSDGLLEQNRLQATPLGQRYLNSILERFLL; encoded by the coding sequence ATGAGCACCCACCCCGGTTCGCTCAAGCTGCCCCCGCTGAGTCTTTATATCCATGTGCCCTGGTGCGTGCGCAAGTGTCCCTACTGCGACTTCAACTCGCATGCCCTGAAGACCGACATTCCCGAAGATGCCTACCTCAATGCCCTGGAAGAAGACCTGAAACCGGATCTGGCCGGCGTGCAAGGACGCAGCATTGAGACGGTCTTTATCGGTGGCGGCACGCCATCGCTCATGTCTGCCGATTTCTATCACCGCCTTTTCGACCGATTGGGCCGTCACCTGTCGTTTGCGCCCGATGCCGAAATCACCCTGGAAGCCAACCCCGGCACCGTCGAACAGGCACGCTTCGAGGGCTTCCGGAGTGCAGGCATCAACCGGCTATCGCTGGGCATCCAGAGTTTCGATCCCCAACAACTCGAGAACCTGGGCCGCATTCATGACGACCGGGATGCGCACCGTGCGATTGCCGCCGCGAGGGAAGCGGGCTTCGACAACTTCAACCTGGACCTGATGCATGGATTGCCAGGGCAAACGGTTGAGCAGGCCCTGGCAGACCTGGATGCCGCACTTCAGTATGCCCCGCCTCACCTGTCCTGGTACCAGCTTACCCTGGAACCCAACACCGAATTTTACAGCCGCCCGCCGGACTTGCCCGAGGACGACCAGCTCTGGGATATTCATCAAGCAGGTCATGCCCACCTACGCCAGCATGGCTTCACGGCTTACGAGATCTCCGCCTGGTGCCAGCCGGGACAGGCCTCGCGCCACAACCTCAACTACTGGCGTTTTGGCGATTACCTGGCTCTGGGCGCCGGCGCTCACGGCAAGGTCACCTTCGCCGATACCAGCGAAATCCGCCGCTTCTGGAAGACGCGTCAGCCGGAGGCTTACCTACAACGACTGGGTAGCCGCACCGCTGGCCAACAGGTGCTCGCGCGGGACGATCTGCCACTGGAATTCATGATGAACGTGCTGCGACTGGATGAGGGCGTTGAAGAGGCCGCGTTCCAGGCGTATACCGGTTTACCATTGCAGGAGATTGCTGCGATACTCAAAGCACTGCGATCTGACGGTTTGCTGGAACAGAACCGCCTGCAGGCCACACCGCTGGGCCAGCGGTATCTCAACAGTATCCTGGAACGATTCCTGTTATGA
- the trmB gene encoding tRNA (guanosine(46)-N7)-methyltransferase TrmB, giving the protein MTDENDKRHSSQDETVTTRRGIRSFVLRQGRMTEGQKKAYDRSWPRFGLTREHGMIDPRQVFGREAVLNLEIGFGMGQSLATMAEAAPEQDFIGVEVHTAGVGALLKEVEERQLENVRIYSIDANDVIDLCLPDASLDRVMLFFPDPWHKKRHHKRRLVQVDFVQRIRHKLRVGGIFHLATDWENYSEHMMDVMSQSEGFANTLPEGGFSPRPQDRPLTKFEQRGLQRGHGVWDLLFRRTN; this is encoded by the coding sequence ATGACCGATGAGAATGACAAGCGCCATTCTTCCCAGGATGAAACGGTGACCACCCGACGCGGTATCCGCAGTTTTGTATTGCGCCAGGGGCGAATGACCGAGGGTCAGAAGAAAGCCTACGACCGTAGCTGGCCACGTTTCGGGTTGACCCGTGAGCACGGCATGATTGACCCCCGGCAAGTGTTCGGCCGCGAGGCCGTGCTCAACCTCGAGATCGGATTCGGTATGGGCCAATCTCTGGCCACCATGGCGGAAGCGGCTCCAGAGCAGGACTTTATCGGTGTCGAGGTCCACACCGCCGGTGTGGGCGCCCTATTGAAGGAAGTCGAGGAGCGCCAGCTTGAGAATGTGCGTATCTACAGCATCGACGCCAACGATGTTATCGACCTTTGCCTGCCGGATGCGTCGCTGGACCGGGTGATGCTGTTCTTCCCCGATCCCTGGCACAAGAAGCGCCACCATAAGCGTCGTCTGGTGCAGGTGGACTTTGTGCAGCGCATCCGCCATAAACTGCGGGTGGGCGGTATCTTCCACCTGGCGACGGACTGGGAAAACTACAGCGAACACATGATGGACGTGATGAGCCAGTCAGAGGGGTTTGCCAACACGTTGCCGGAAGGCGGCTTTTCGCCGCGTCCCCAGGACCGGCCGCTGACCAAGTTTGAGCAACGCGGTCTACAGCGCGGGCACGGTGTTTGGGATCTGTTGTTCCGCCGCACGAATTAA